The Patescibacteria group bacterium genome includes a region encoding these proteins:
- a CDS encoding LCP family protein, which produces MPKGIKIFLITALSLIVIAALGILMAYAATPARFNILIVGSDQRGTERARSDVLMVFSVPKSPSQSLSLITIPRDTRVEVDGFGTQKITHAYAFGDRTGDKDLGNIDLTKKTVEQFLGISIHATAEFTFESFKGMVDFAGGVETPDGHVDGTEALKIVRNRYREGGDFARTRDQRNIFLSLAQRLQDPSELKRFYSYIQQQDQTRLQYDTVPTWQFGAMAALRRGGKFDFANTHTDFIPGKGDTVYTPEYKANLYYWIPDLEATNKLVREYLR; this is translated from the coding sequence ATGCCCAAAGGTATCAAAATATTTCTAATTACCGCCCTAAGCCTAATCGTGATCGCGGCGCTCGGGATCTTAATGGCGTACGCCGCGACGCCGGCGCGTTTTAATATTCTGATTGTCGGCTCTGATCAGCGCGGTACCGAACGAGCTCGTTCCGATGTACTGATGGTGTTTTCGGTACCCAAATCACCTAGCCAGTCACTCAGCCTAATCACCATCCCGCGCGACACTCGCGTCGAGGTGGACGGTTTTGGGACGCAGAAAATCACCCACGCCTACGCGTTCGGCGACCGCACGGGCGATAAGGATTTAGGCAATATTGATCTGACCAAAAAGACGGTGGAACAATTTCTTGGTATCTCGATTCATGCCACGGCGGAGTTTACTTTCGAGAGCTTTAAAGGCATGGTGGACTTTGCCGGCGGGGTCGAAACGCCCGACGGACACGTCGACGGCACCGAGGCCTTAAAAATCGTGCGCAATCGTTACCGCGAAGGTGGTGATTTTGCCCGCACCCGCGATCAACGCAACATATTTTTAAGCCTGGCCCAACGTCTGCAAGATCCATCCGAGTTGAAACGTTTTTACAGCTACATTCAACAGCAAGATCAAACCCGATTGCAATATGACACGGTACCAACCTGGCAATTCGGTGCCATGGCCGCCTTACGACGTGGTGGTAAATTTGATTTTGCCAACACCCACACTGATTTCATCCCCGGTAAGGGAGATACTGTTTACACTCCCGAATATAAAGCTAACCTATATTACTGGATTCCCGACCTGGAAGCGACCAATAAGCTAGTTCGGG
- the xseB gene encoding exodeoxyribonuclease VII small subunit — protein sequence MTKRSTASFEQEFKELEKLVQELESNDVQLEDGLAKFQHGLALAQSLKAKLVEIENKVEIIKKKFSQDLIDNSAGDNDSSANL from the coding sequence ATGACCAAACGCAGCACCGCCAGTTTCGAACAGGAATTTAAAGAGTTGGAAAAACTGGTCCAAGAACTGGAATCAAACGATGTTCAGCTCGAAGATGGTTTAGCCAAATTTCAACACGGCTTGGCGTTGGCTCAATCGCTTAAAGCTAAGTTAGTTGAAATTGAGAACAAGGTTGAAATCATCAAGAAAAAGTTCTCCCAGGATCTGATTGATAATTCGGCAGGAGATAATGACAGCTCGGCCAACCTGTAA
- the xseA gene encoding exodeoxyribonuclease VII large subunit, whose protein sequence is MTRLPLQPTLSKALSVSEFIKIVRMHLQTAVGTVTVQGEVSGYKVNRETLVFFELKDKESRIVCFMMRFEQTVPITDGMEVKVTGYPSMFQKAGSFHFRVQSIEPVGAGALQQAFELLKKKLTAEGLFATERKRLLPRFPARIGLVTSPDAAAYTDVLQILNNRWGGLTIHLTPVGVQSQDAVSQIVGAIAYQNRVVKPDVIILTRGGGSLEDLQAFNSEAVARAIYASRIPIVCGVGHERDVTIADYVADVRASTPSNAAERVVPNRKQVLFEIATLTEQAGHSLERRMRDQNSAVTDLIVRLEDVFRLQRQRYQELTGSLLRHFSIMLERIHSSQTTLKHRHDQLTNRIEILLRQSRDRIKHQTELLSSLNPERILKRGYSVTLNAAGQIITSAEAVPADEIITTKLAQGQLKSKTIKP, encoded by the coding sequence ATGACTCGACTACCCCTTCAACCTACACTATCTAAAGCGCTGTCGGTCAGCGAGTTTATTAAAATCGTCCGGATGCATCTCCAGACCGCGGTTGGTACCGTGACGGTACAGGGCGAAGTCTCCGGTTATAAAGTGAATCGGGAAACCTTGGTATTTTTTGAACTGAAAGACAAAGAATCGCGCATTGTTTGTTTTATGATGCGGTTTGAACAAACCGTGCCGATCACTGATGGCATGGAAGTAAAGGTGACCGGCTATCCGTCGATGTTCCAGAAGGCGGGCAGTTTCCATTTCCGGGTTCAATCTATCGAACCGGTCGGCGCCGGCGCGCTCCAGCAGGCGTTTGAGCTCTTGAAAAAGAAATTAACCGCCGAAGGCTTGTTCGCCACCGAACGCAAACGACTCCTGCCGCGCTTCCCGGCTCGCATCGGCCTAGTCACCTCACCGGATGCCGCCGCCTACACCGACGTGTTACAAATTCTCAATAACCGCTGGGGCGGATTAACCATCCATCTTACGCCCGTCGGCGTTCAGAGCCAAGACGCGGTCAGTCAGATTGTCGGGGCGATCGCTTATCAGAACCGAGTGGTGAAACCGGACGTGATCATACTCACCCGCGGCGGCGGCTCACTGGAAGATCTCCAAGCGTTCAATTCCGAAGCAGTGGCACGCGCTATTTACGCCTCCCGAATACCAATTGTCTGCGGGGTCGGCCACGAACGAGATGTCACTATTGCCGACTATGTGGCCGACGTGCGCGCTTCGACGCCATCAAACGCCGCCGAACGAGTCGTGCCTAATCGCAAACAGGTGTTGTTTGAAATCGCTACCTTAACCGAACAGGCGGGTCATAGCCTGGAACGTCGAATGCGCGACCAAAATTCGGCCGTGACCGACTTGATCGTCCGGCTCGAAGATGTGTTTCGTTTGCAGAGACAGCGCTACCAAGAATTAACCGGATCATTGCTCCGCCACTTTTCAATTATGCTCGAGCGCATACATTCCTCCCAAACGACCCTGAAGCATCGACACGATCAGCTGACCAACCGGATTGAGATTCTCCTGCGCCAGTCTCGCGATCGGATTAAACATCAAACCGAACTATTATCATCCCTCAATCCCGAACGCATTCTCAAACGCGGATATAGCGTCACTCTCAATGCCGCCGGTCAGATCATTACCTCGGCCGAAGCCGTGCCGGCTGACGAAATCATCACCACCAAACTAGCTCAAGGCCAATTAAAGTCTAAAACCATTAAACCCTAA
- a CDS encoding deoxynucleoside kinase — MYIGIVGIIGVGKSVLTRKLSERLGYRAYYEPVKENPYLDDYYNNKERYVCIMQFFMLTHRFRQHLEIQKLYGQNVGIVQDQIIFGDILYATMTHDLGFMNDRDFDTYLQHFRALEPLLRLPDVLIHLDTSIETALERIKQRGRTSEAAIDAGYLSALYKRFSDWTDSVQDRTNVFRLDWNSFRSVDEVVKEIESKLQTQLELPTT, encoded by the coding sequence ATGTACATCGGCATTGTCGGAATAATAGGAGTGGGCAAATCAGTGCTGACCCGGAAACTGTCGGAGCGCTTGGGCTATCGAGCTTATTACGAACCGGTCAAAGAAAATCCGTATTTGGATGACTACTATAACAATAAAGAACGCTACGTCTGCATTATGCAGTTTTTTATGCTGACGCATCGGTTCCGGCAGCACTTGGAAATCCAAAAACTTTACGGCCAAAACGTTGGCATCGTTCAAGACCAGATTATTTTCGGTGACATATTGTATGCTACCATGACCCACGATCTAGGATTCATGAACGATCGTGATTTCGACACCTATCTGCAGCACTTTCGAGCCCTGGAACCATTGTTACGTTTACCGGACGTGCTTATTCACCTAGACACTTCCATTGAGACAGCGCTGGAACGAATTAAACAACGCGGTCGAACCAGTGAAGCGGCGATAGATGCCGGCTATTTATCGGCTTTATACAAACGCTTTTCCGATTGGACCGATTCAGTACAGGACAGAACCAACGTCTTCCGACTCGATTGGAACTCCTTCCGATCGGTCGATGAAGTCGTTAAAGAAATTGAATCGAAACTTCAGACCCAGTTGGAGTTGCCAACTACCTAG
- the typA gene encoding translational GTPase TypA encodes MDIRNIAIIAHVDHGKTTLVDALLRQTKTHLNKETVGTDLIMDSNDLERERGITIFSKNASVVWNDVKINIIDTPGHADFGGEVERVLNMADGCLLLVDAKEGPMPQTRFVLKKALAMGLRIIVVVNKIDKPDARPEEVLDRTFDLFVELGADDRTLDFLVIYASSKLGKAGLTADLNAMTDIKPIFEAILDQVPPFTGDPAKPLQLLVTAISADTFKGRLVTGRIANGKILAGQKVMHIDRSGVMHPAKIISLMTYEGLERKEASEAIAGDIVALAGIPEATIGETIADPEQPSALPLLDIEQPTVKMTFSINDSPLAGREGQYSTSRQIRERLAKELETDLALRVEENPNGGWIVSGRGELHLAILIERLRREGFEFQVSRPQVILKEIDGKTHTPFERVFIEVPEAHSGVVIQKLGLRGGLMHDMQTREGICFLEFVIPTRGLFGFRTEFLTDTRGLGIVNTSFEGYFPDPGNWHERDQGSLVAYESGVSNLYGLLNVQSRGVFFIGPAVEVYKGQVVGQNARGEDIRVNVCRTKQLSNMRSKGDGSAEHFNAPKEMGLEDALEYISDDELVEVTPKSIRIRKRVLDEALAKKNAREGKS; translated from the coding sequence ATGGACATCAGAAATATCGCCATCATCGCTCATGTGGACCACGGCAAAACGACTCTCGTCGATGCCCTGCTTCGCCAAACCAAGACCCATCTCAACAAGGAAACCGTGGGGACAGATTTGATTATGGACTCGAATGATCTCGAGCGTGAGCGCGGCATTACGATTTTTTCCAAGAATGCTTCGGTAGTCTGGAACGATGTGAAGATTAATATTATCGATACCCCCGGTCACGCCGATTTTGGCGGCGAAGTGGAGCGGGTTTTGAACATGGCTGACGGTTGTCTGCTATTAGTAGACGCCAAAGAAGGACCCATGCCGCAGACCCGGTTTGTGCTGAAAAAAGCTTTGGCAATGGGATTGCGAATCATCGTGGTGGTTAACAAAATCGACAAGCCTGATGCCCGACCCGAGGAAGTGCTCGATCGGACCTTTGATTTGTTTGTCGAGCTGGGCGCCGATGATCGCACTTTAGACTTTTTAGTTATTTACGCTTCATCCAAGCTGGGCAAAGCCGGTTTAACAGCCGACCTGAATGCCATGACCGACATTAAGCCCATCTTTGAAGCCATACTGGACCAGGTGCCGCCGTTCACCGGCGACCCCGCCAAGCCATTGCAACTTTTGGTTACCGCGATCAGTGCCGACACATTCAAAGGCCGTCTGGTCACCGGACGAATCGCCAACGGTAAAATATTAGCCGGACAGAAAGTGATGCACATTGATCGTTCGGGCGTAATGCATCCGGCTAAAATAATTTCATTGATGACTTACGAAGGTTTGGAACGCAAGGAAGCATCGGAAGCAATCGCCGGAGACATCGTGGCGCTAGCCGGAATTCCCGAAGCCACCATCGGTGAAACGATCGCCGACCCGGAACAGCCGAGCGCTTTACCGCTGTTGGATATTGAACAGCCGACCGTCAAAATGACTTTTAGCATCAATGATTCACCTCTGGCTGGACGCGAGGGTCAATACTCGACTTCCCGTCAGATTCGAGAACGCCTGGCCAAAGAACTGGAAACGGACTTGGCATTGCGCGTGGAGGAAAATCCCAACGGCGGCTGGATCGTATCGGGTCGCGGGGAACTACACCTGGCAATTTTGATCGAACGGCTGCGCCGCGAGGGTTTCGAATTCCAGGTTTCACGACCGCAGGTTATTTTGAAAGAAATTGACGGCAAGACGCATACCCCATTTGAGCGCGTGTTTATTGAAGTACCGGAAGCGCATTCGGGTGTGGTGATCCAGAAGCTGGGTTTGCGCGGGGGCTTGATGCATGACATGCAGACGCGCGAGGGAATTTGCTTCTTAGAATTTGTGATTCCTACCCGCGGGCTATTCGGGTTTCGCACGGAATTCTTGACCGACACGCGCGGCTTAGGAATTGTTAATACATCTTTTGAAGGTTATTTTCCCGACCCAGGCAATTGGCACGAACGAGATCAGGGTTCGCTGGTGGCATACGAGAGCGGCGTTTCAAATCTGTATGGTTTGTTGAATGTTCAAAGCCGCGGCGTATTTTTTATCGGGCCGGCCGTGGAAGTCTACAAAGGCCAAGTGGTGGGACAGAACGCGCGCGGCGAAGATATCCGGGTGAATGTTTGCCGAACCAAGCAGCTGTCGAACATGCGCTCGAAAGGTGATGGTTCAGCCGAGCACTTCAACGCGCCGAAAGAAATGGGGCTCGAAGACGCACTGGAATATATCAGCGATGATGAATTGGTTGAGGTGACACCGAAGTCGATCCGCATCCGCAAGCGCGTGCTCGATGAAGCACTGGCGAAGAAGAACGCGAGGGAAGGTAAAAGTTAA
- a CDS encoding helix-turn-helix domain-containing protein, translated as MTIENLLKQFGFTVKETRVYLTSLGLGTASVQRIAQKAGVKRTTVYAILENLLERGIIGKAKVGKKTHYLAEPPEKLFSIVSNLRDNMKTALPQFNALYSKGETKPKITFFEGKEAIQNVYDDTLREKPTEIFEWNTNAYFQQFPKDHDYLAKRVALNIHAKRLAGSGSVWQTVHKRRDAEQLSETLIVPKEYFWPEIEVNIYNNKVAFMNYAEQMSVIIESQAIADAMRQVYDLSWRGAKTLQDK; from the coding sequence ATGACCATCGAAAATTTACTCAAACAATTTGGATTTACGGTCAAAGAAACACGGGTGTATCTCACTTCTCTTGGACTTGGTACGGCTTCGGTACAGCGAATTGCCCAAAAAGCCGGGGTAAAAAGAACTACCGTTTATGCCATTTTGGAAAACCTACTGGAACGGGGAATTATCGGTAAGGCTAAAGTTGGCAAGAAAACCCATTATTTAGCCGAACCGCCGGAAAAGCTATTCTCTATAGTAAGTAACTTGCGTGACAATATGAAAACAGCCTTGCCGCAGTTTAATGCGCTGTATAGCAAGGGGGAAACCAAACCCAAGATCACTTTCTTTGAGGGGAAAGAGGCAATTCAAAATGTGTATGACGACACACTAAGAGAAAAACCAACCGAAATATTTGAATGGAACACCAACGCGTACTTTCAACAGTTCCCGAAAGATCATGATTATCTGGCGAAGCGCGTTGCTTTGAACATCCATGCTAAACGATTGGCGGGTAGCGGTTCGGTTTGGCAAACGGTGCACAAGAGACGCGACGCTGAACAGCTTTCTGAGACTCTCATTGTACCCAAGGAATATTTCTGGCCCGAGATCGAAGTGAATATCTACAATAATAAAGTGGCGTTCATGAACTATGCCGAACAGATGTCGGTGATCATCGAGAGCCAGGCGATTGCGGACGCGATGCGACAGGTATACGACTTGTCTTGGAGGGGTGCGAAAACACTACAGGATAAATAG
- a CDS encoding sugar phosphate nucleotidyltransferase yields the protein MISKVVISAGGKGERMGELAADQPKQLIEVAGRPFISYLLDNLVHAGAEQIILVVGHKKEAWTKFLSSLPFEITIVDQSVALGEKYGTACPIEAVEPLIGKESFISVNGDNLYSVPDLKRLFNDDGYIYVAGMEHEHPERFGVIIKNDDGLVERIVEKPSDPASNLINTGLYKFTPDIFPIVKNLTPSPRHEYEITDAINQLAAQGKVRLHRLRDYWQDFGRPEDIEVFEKFIKEEYQPPA from the coding sequence ATGATCAGCAAAGTAGTAATATCGGCCGGCGGCAAAGGTGAGCGAATGGGCGAACTAGCTGCCGACCAACCCAAACAATTGATCGAAGTGGCCGGACGACCGTTCATCAGCTATCTTTTGGATAATCTGGTGCACGCCGGAGCTGAACAAATTATTCTCGTAGTCGGGCACAAAAAAGAGGCTTGGACGAAATTCTTGTCTTCGTTGCCGTTTGAAATCACGATCGTGGATCAGTCCGTCGCGCTGGGTGAAAAATACGGCACCGCCTGTCCGATCGAAGCCGTCGAACCATTGATCGGTAAAGAAAGTTTCATCTCGGTTAATGGCGACAATCTTTATTCCGTGCCGGACTTGAAACGCCTGTTCAATGATGATGGCTATATATATGTAGCCGGCATGGAACACGAGCATCCGGAACGGTTTGGTGTTATTATAAAGAATGACGACGGCCTGGTGGAGCGAATCGTAGAGAAACCCAGCGACCCGGCCAGCAACCTGATCAATACCGGTTTGTACAAGTTCACCCCCGACATTTTCCCCATTGTCAAAAATCTAACGCCCTCACCGCGGCACGAATACGAAATCACCGATGCGATCAATCAACTGGCCGCCCAGGGCAAAGTCCGTCTGCACCGGCTGCGCGATTATTGGCAGGATTTCGGCCGGCCGGAAGATATCGAAGTGTTCGAAAAGTTCATCAAGGAAGAATATCAGCCACCGGCTTAA
- a CDS encoding peptidoglycan bridge formation glycyltransferase FemA/FemB family protein, with protein MATFKLQLTQDAAAFTAFLAEQSTDQFLQSWDWGEFQSAANRVVRRFFISDESNNNVASVQAIAMPLPAGCTYWYIPRGPVWHRDLSRTEWPDVLKTIIEGLHAEHTGRRLVFTRLEPGWARDDGAISLADLPTRIPIKVLPKTVQPGVTLILDLKLSEEEILTGMHSKTRYNIRLAEKKGVTIRTATDDKSFEAFWRLMQATAERNKITQHTQKYYHNLLRTLKDSKLCPARLYLAEQNGNILAANLVLRYDQTVVYLHGASGNEGRNLMAPHLLQWQTIHDAKRDGAIQYDFWGIAENDDPRHAWAGITRFKKGFGGRIVTYAAVADAVYQPVWYAGYGLLKKILK; from the coding sequence ATGGCCACGTTTAAACTTCAACTAACTCAAGACGCCGCCGCCTTTACCGCCTTCCTGGCCGAACAGTCGACCGATCAATTTTTACAAAGCTGGGACTGGGGTGAATTCCAATCCGCCGCCAACCGTGTTGTGCGCCGCTTTTTTATATCCGATGAGTCAAATAATAATGTTGCGTCGGTCCAGGCCATTGCCATGCCGCTACCGGCCGGGTGCACCTACTGGTATATACCGCGCGGTCCAGTGTGGCATCGTGATCTGTCGCGCACCGAGTGGCCCGATGTGCTAAAAACCATTATTGAAGGTCTGCACGCCGAGCATACCGGGCGGCGGCTAGTCTTTACTCGGCTCGAACCCGGATGGGCGCGTGACGATGGCGCGATAAGTCTGGCTGATCTGCCCACTAGAATTCCAATCAAAGTTTTACCCAAGACCGTTCAACCGGGTGTGACATTGATACTGGACTTGAAGTTGAGCGAAGAAGAAATACTGACTGGGATGCACTCAAAGACCCGCTACAATATTCGTCTGGCGGAGAAAAAAGGCGTGACCATTCGAACCGCCACCGATGACAAATCTTTCGAAGCATTTTGGCGCTTGATGCAAGCCACGGCCGAACGCAATAAAATCACCCAACATACTCAGAAGTATTATCACAACCTGTTGCGGACACTGAAGGACTCGAAACTGTGTCCGGCGCGTCTCTATCTGGCCGAACAGAACGGAAATATATTGGCGGCCAATTTGGTGCTGCGTTATGACCAGACCGTGGTGTACCTGCACGGCGCTTCCGGCAACGAAGGCCGCAACCTGATGGCGCCGCACTTGCTCCAATGGCAAACAATCCATGACGCCAAACGCGACGGTGCCATCCAATACGATTTCTGGGGTATCGCCGAGAATGACGATCCACGCCACGCCTGGGCCGGCATCACCCGATTCAAAAAAGGCTTCGGCGGCCGCATAGTTACCTACGCCGCTGTCGCCGACGCTGTCTACCAGCCGGTGTGGTATGCCGGTTACGGCCTCTTGAAAAAAATCCTGAAATAA
- the ruvA gene encoding Holliday junction branch migration protein RuvA, whose product MIAHLKGTVLVKTERYLVVRVHDVGYRVFVLPQVVEMAESGSEIELHTYHHQTENSAELYGFVTLEDMDFFERLLSISGVGPRSALGVLSSAPVRDIQQAIVQNDPTLLISVSGIGRKTAERIIVELREKLEKTGLVGDSMDQTFVDALEALVQLGYARPEARNALRKVTDRSLNAQDRLKQALKILGKH is encoded by the coding sequence ATGATTGCCCATCTGAAAGGAACCGTCCTGGTCAAAACTGAACGCTATCTGGTCGTGCGCGTGCACGATGTCGGCTACCGAGTTTTTGTGTTGCCGCAGGTGGTGGAAATGGCCGAGTCGGGCAGTGAGATTGAATTGCACACCTATCATCATCAAACCGAAAACAGCGCCGAGCTGTACGGTTTTGTGACGCTCGAGGATATGGATTTTTTCGAACGGCTGTTGAGCATCTCCGGCGTCGGTCCCCGTTCCGCCCTGGGCGTGCTGTCCAGCGCGCCGGTGCGCGACATCCAGCAAGCCATTGTACAGAACGATCCGACTTTGCTAATTAGCGTGTCCGGCATCGGCCGAAAAACCGCCGAGCGCATTATCGTCGAGCTGCGTGAAAAGCTGGAGAAGACCGGCTTGGTAGGCGACTCGATGGATCAGACTTTCGTGGACGCGCTGGAAGCTTTAGTTCAGCTGGGTTACGCGCGGCCGGAAGCGCGCAATGCGCTGCGCAAAGTAACGGATCGATCATTGAACGCCCAAGACCGGCTCAAACAAGCTTTGAAAATACTGGGCAAACACTAA
- a CDS encoding Rid family hydrolase, which produces MIKRIPDGLMGWPVMGPYSPALEVSPGHFVFSGIITDLDAKKQPIVTDRNEQIILVLLKCLKALDACGLGVRDLIRFHARFAGSMEGYAYLGQLMKKHCGSDLPFPARDAYAVAELPGGKYVHIEIIMEAIRQEE; this is translated from the coding sequence ATGATCAAGCGGATTCCTGATGGTTTGATGGGCTGGCCGGTGATGGGTCCCTACTCGCCAGCTCTGGAGGTGTCACCTGGACACTTCGTGTTCTCCGGTATCATCACCGATCTTGATGCAAAAAAGCAACCGATTGTGACCGATCGGAATGAGCAGATCATCCTCGTGCTGTTGAAGTGCCTGAAGGCGCTCGACGCGTGCGGATTGGGTGTTCGTGACCTGATCCGGTTCCATGCCAGGTTCGCGGGCAGCATGGAAGGCTATGCCTATCTGGGTCAACTCATGAAGAAACACTGCGGCAGTGACCTGCCGTTTCCGGCGCGGGACGCTTACGCGGTGGCCGAGCTGCCGGGCGGGAAGTACGTTCACATCGAGATCATCATGGAGGCAATCCGGCAGGAGGAGTAA
- a CDS encoding endonuclease domain-containing protein has protein sequence MPVLFNLRNHKSKRKALRNRSTFAEWRLWECLRHSQFCGYKFRRQQGIGKYVVDFYCPKLKLVVEVDGATHSTLQEIEYDGKRQRWLESLGLLVIRFTNEDVFEGLDNVLIRLKEVCVVRERLLNHP, from the coding sequence ATGCCGGTTTTGTTTAATCTGCGAAATCACAAATCAAAGCGCAAGGCGTTACGAAACCGAAGCACTTTCGCAGAGTGGAGGTTATGGGAGTGTTTGCGACACAGTCAGTTTTGTGGTTATAAATTTCGTAGACAACAAGGAATCGGAAAGTATGTTGTAGACTTTTATTGTCCAAAACTTAAGTTGGTAGTTGAAGTTGATGGGGCGACACATAGTACACTGCAGGAAATAGAGTATGATGGGAAAAGACAGCGATGGCTTGAATCATTAGGTCTTCTGGTTATTCGTTTTACAAACGAAGATGTGTTCGAAGGTCTGGACAATGTGTTAATAAGATTAAAAGAGGTTTGCGTTGTGAGAGAACGGCTCCTCAACCACCCCTAA